A stretch of the Streptococcus himalayensis genome encodes the following:
- the murD gene encoding UDP-N-acetylmuramoyl-L-alanine--D-glutamate ligase → MKDIDTFKTKKVLVLGLAKSGESAARLLHKLGAIVTVNDGKPFEENPAAQSLLEEGIKVVTGEHPLELLDEDFAYMVKNPGIPYSNAMVTRALEKGIPVLTEVELAYLISEAPIVGITGSNGKTTTTTMIGQVLTEAGLGGLLSGNIGFPASQVAQTAQSTETLVMELSSFQLMGIDAFRPQIAVITNLMPTHIDYHGSFEEYVAAKWNIQKNMTADDVLILNANQDLAKDLAEKTKAQVVLFSTKERVGGAYLEDGLLYFKGEAILSASDIGVPGSHNIENALATIAVAKIRGVANQVIQKVLMNFGGVKHRLQYAGDVAGVTFYNDSKSTNILATQKALSGFENDRVILIAGGLDRGNEFDDLVPDIRGLKAMVILGESKERVKRAAQKAEVGYVEAEDVRDATQKAFDLAEKGDVVLLSPANASWDMYANFEVRGDEFLATIEELKG, encoded by the coding sequence ATGAAAGATATTGATACCTTTAAGACGAAAAAAGTATTGGTTTTAGGCCTTGCTAAATCTGGGGAGTCTGCGGCGCGCCTCCTTCATAAGCTAGGAGCGATTGTCACAGTGAATGACGGAAAGCCTTTCGAAGAAAATCCAGCGGCCCAGTCTCTTTTGGAAGAGGGGATTAAGGTCGTAACAGGAGAACATCCTCTCGAGCTCTTAGACGAAGATTTTGCCTATATGGTCAAAAATCCAGGGATTCCTTATAGCAATGCTATGGTGACAAGGGCTTTGGAAAAAGGAATTCCTGTTTTGACAGAAGTTGAGTTGGCCTATTTGATTTCTGAGGCTCCGATTGTAGGGATTACGGGGTCCAATGGGAAAACGACAACGACAACCATGATTGGTCAGGTCTTGACAGAAGCAGGTCTGGGAGGTCTTTTATCGGGGAATATCGGATTTCCAGCTAGCCAAGTGGCTCAAACGGCTCAATCGACTGAAACTCTCGTGATGGAATTATCTTCTTTTCAGCTGATGGGAATTGACGCCTTTCGTCCACAGATAGCCGTGATCACCAATCTAATGCCCACCCATATCGACTATCATGGTTCCTTTGAAGAATATGTGGCAGCCAAGTGGAATATCCAGAAGAATATGACCGCAGATGATGTTCTTATCCTCAATGCCAACCAAGACTTGGCAAAAGACTTGGCAGAAAAAACAAAGGCTCAAGTGGTCTTGTTTTCAACGAAAGAAAGGGTTGGTGGGGCCTATCTTGAAGATGGGTTGCTCTACTTCAAAGGAGAAGCAATTCTATCAGCTTCAGACATTGGAGTGCCGGGCAGCCACAATATCGAAAATGCCCTTGCGACAATTGCCGTGGCTAAAATTCGTGGGGTTGCTAACCAAGTCATTCAAAAGGTATTGATGAATTTTGGTGGTGTCAAACATCGTCTGCAGTATGCAGGAGACGTTGCAGGCGTGACCTTCTACAACGATAGTAAATCTACAAATATTTTAGCAACTCAAAAAGCCCTTTCTGGTTTTGAAAATGACCGTGTGATTTTGATTGCTGGCGGTTTGGACCGTGGCAATGAATTTGATGACTTGGTTCCAGATATTCGAGGCTTGAAAGCCATGGTCATTTTAGGAGAGTCAAAAGAACGTGTCAAACGTGCTGCTCAAAAAGCTGAAGTAGGCTACGTAGAGGCAGAGGATGTCAGGGACGCTACCCAAAAAGCCTTTGACTTGGCAGAAAAGGGCGATGTTGTCTTGCTGAGCCCTGCTAATGCTAGTTGGGACATGTATGCGAATTTTGAAGTGCGTGGAGATGAATTCCTCGCTACCATAGAGGAATTAAAGGGATAA
- a CDS encoding UDP-N-acetylglucosamine--N-acetylmuramyl-(pentapeptide) pyrophosphoryl-undecaprenol N-acetylglucosamine transferase has translation MKKIVFTGGGTVGHVTLNLLLLPKFIEEGWEVHYIGDQKGIEYQEIKKSGLPVQFHGIATGKLRRYFSWQNMLDMFKVGWGIIQSLGILLKIRPQALFSKGGFVSVPPVIAARLLGIPVYIHESDLSMGLANKIAYRFATKMYATFEQPASLRKVEHVGAVTKIDSRREQMPASLKEITAQFSEDLPTLLFVGGSAGAKVFNDFVSNHRDVLLSDYNIINLTGDEQLEELSPHLYRVAYASELYQPLLNLADVVVTRGGSNTIFELLAMTKLHIIVPLGRKASRGDQIENANYFVKQGYAQALDENQLTLSALKETVADLLANRGHYETTMQASQEIKSVDEFYHLLRKDMKE, from the coding sequence ATGAAAAAAATTGTATTTACAGGTGGAGGTACAGTAGGGCATGTGACCCTCAACCTCCTTCTTTTGCCGAAATTTATTGAAGAAGGCTGGGAAGTTCACTATATTGGGGATCAAAAAGGAATTGAATACCAAGAAATTAAAAAATCTGGTCTACCTGTTCAATTTCATGGGATTGCAACGGGGAAATTGCGCCGTTATTTTTCTTGGCAAAACATGCTAGATATGTTTAAAGTTGGCTGGGGAATTATTCAGTCCCTTGGCATTCTCTTGAAAATTCGCCCACAAGCCCTCTTTTCAAAAGGAGGTTTTGTATCGGTGCCGCCAGTTATTGCGGCTCGTCTTTTAGGCATTCCAGTTTATATCCATGAATCGGACTTGTCCATGGGGCTTGCGAATAAAATTGCCTATAGGTTTGCGACCAAGATGTACGCGACGTTTGAGCAACCAGCTTCCCTTCGCAAAGTTGAACATGTCGGTGCTGTGACCAAAATCGATAGCCGAAGAGAGCAAATGCCAGCTTCACTAAAAGAAATCACGGCTCAATTTTCAGAAGACTTGCCGACCTTGCTGTTTGTCGGAGGGTCTGCGGGTGCCAAGGTCTTTAATGATTTTGTTTCCAATCATCGGGATGTATTGCTCTCTGATTATAACATTATCAATTTGACCGGTGATGAGCAATTGGAAGAATTGTCTCCTCATTTATATCGAGTGGCCTATGCTTCTGAACTCTATCAACCCCTGCTGAATCTAGCAGATGTTGTGGTCACACGGGGTGGTTCAAATACGATTTTTGAATTATTGGCGATGACTAAGCTTCACATCATTGTTCCGTTAGGACGAAAGGCTAGTCGTGGAGATCAGATTGAAAATGCTAATTATTTTGTGAAACAGGGCTATGCCCAAGCATTGGATGAAAATCAGTTGACCCTCTCTGCTTTGAAAGAGACAGTGGCAGATCTCTTAGCCAA
- a CDS encoding DUF3165 family protein — protein MVYLIIGILILLFYLFATPKSIKGTLNVVSAVVLLVSLMILLVLAIFQIFLLPAEFFISIPMGALAYYAMRDLARLPQKEKKQAFFPKIRKRRP, from the coding sequence ATGGTCTATTTAATCATCGGAATTTTAATTCTCTTGTTTTACCTGTTTGCGACTCCAAAGAGTATCAAAGGGACATTGAATGTTGTGAGTGCAGTTGTCCTTTTGGTTTCCTTGATGATTCTGTTAGTGCTTGCGATTTTTCAAATTTTTCTTCTACCGGCAGAATTTTTTATCAGTATTCCAATGGGGGCTCTGGCCTATTATGCCATGCGAGATTTGGCAAGGCTCCCTCAAAAAGAGAAAAAACAGGCTTTCTTTCCAAAAATTAGGAAGAGAAGACCCTAA
- the typA gene encoding translational GTPase TypA has protein sequence MTKLREDIRNIAIIAHVDHGKTTLVDELLKQSQTLDERKELQERAMDSNDLEKERGITILAKNTAVAYNGTRINIMDTPGHADFGGEVERIMKMVDGVVLVVDAYEGTMPQTRFVLKKALEQDLVPIVVVNKIDKPSARPAEVVDEVLELFIELGADDDQLDFPVVYASAINGTSSLSDNPADQESTMAPIFDTIIDHIPAPVDNSDEPFQFQVSLLDYNDFVGRIGIGRVFRGTVKVGDQVTLSKLDGTTKNFRVTKLFGFFGLERREIQEAKAGDLIAVSGMEDIFVGETITPTDAVEPLPILHIDEPTLQMTFLVNNSPFAGREGKWVTSRKVEERLLAELQTDVSLRVDPTDSPDKWTVSGRGELHLSILIETMRREGYELQVSRPEVIVKEIDGVKMEPFERVQIDTPEEYQGSVIQSLSERKGEMLDMIATGNGQTRLVFLVPARGLIGYSTEFLSMTRGYGIMNHTFDQYLPLIPGEIGGRHRGALVSIDAGKATTYSIMSIEERGTIFVNPGTEVYEGMIIGENSRENDLTVNITKAKQMTNVRSATKDQTAVIKTPRILTLEESLEFLNDDEYMEVTPESIRLRKQILNKAEREKANKKKKSAE, from the coding sequence ATGACAAAATTAAGAGAAGATATTCGCAATATCGCTATTATTGCCCACGTTGACCACGGGAAGACGACCTTGGTAGATGAGTTGCTCAAGCAATCTCAAACCCTTGATGAGCGTAAAGAATTGCAAGAGCGGGCTATGGACTCGAACGATCTTGAAAAAGAACGTGGGATTACCATCTTAGCCAAAAATACAGCTGTTGCCTATAATGGTACTCGGATCAATATTATGGATACCCCAGGGCACGCGGACTTCGGTGGTGAAGTAGAGCGGATTATGAAAATGGTGGACGGGGTTGTCCTTGTCGTAGATGCCTATGAAGGAACGATGCCACAGACCCGTTTCGTATTGAAAAAAGCCTTGGAACAAGACCTTGTGCCTATCGTAGTGGTGAATAAAATTGACAAGCCATCTGCACGACCAGCAGAGGTTGTTGATGAGGTCTTAGAATTGTTTATCGAGCTAGGTGCCGATGATGACCAATTGGATTTCCCAGTGGTTTATGCGTCAGCGATTAACGGAACGTCTTCGCTATCAGACAATCCGGCAGACCAAGAATCGACCATGGCACCGATTTTTGATACGATTATTGACCACATCCCAGCACCTGTGGATAATTCAGATGAGCCCTTCCAATTCCAAGTTTCTTTATTGGACTACAATGACTTCGTGGGTCGTATTGGGATTGGTCGTGTCTTCCGTGGAACGGTCAAGGTAGGGGACCAAGTAACCCTTTCAAAATTGGACGGAACGACTAAAAACTTCCGCGTTACAAAACTCTTTGGTTTCTTTGGTTTGGAACGTCGTGAAATCCAAGAAGCTAAGGCAGGAGACTTGATTGCTGTTTCTGGAATGGAAGACATCTTTGTTGGAGAGACGATTACACCAACAGACGCTGTTGAGCCACTTCCAATCCTGCATATTGATGAGCCAACCTTGCAAATGACCTTCTTGGTGAATAACTCACCATTTGCGGGTCGCGAAGGAAAATGGGTAACCTCACGTAAGGTCGAAGAACGCCTTTTGGCAGAGTTGCAAACAGACGTTTCTCTTCGGGTAGATCCGACGGACTCGCCAGATAAATGGACTGTTTCTGGTCGTGGAGAATTGCATCTATCAATCTTGATTGAAACCATGCGTCGTGAAGGCTATGAGCTTCAAGTTTCTCGCCCAGAAGTTATCGTTAAAGAAATCGATGGTGTCAAAATGGAGCCGTTTGAGCGCGTGCAAATTGATACACCAGAAGAATACCAAGGTTCAGTCATCCAAAGTCTGTCTGAACGCAAGGGTGAGATGTTAGATATGATTGCGACTGGCAATGGTCAAACTCGTTTGGTCTTCCTTGTACCAGCTCGTGGCTTGATTGGGTACTCAACAGAATTCTTATCTATGACACGCGGTTATGGAATTATGAACCATACCTTTGACCAATACCTTCCTCTTATTCCAGGGGAAATCGGTGGTCGTCACCGTGGGGCTTTGGTGTCTATTGACGCTGGTAAAGCAACGACTTACTCCATTATGTCTATCGAAGAACGTGGAACGATCTTTGTCAATCCAGGAACAGAAGTGTATGAAGGGATGATTATTGGGGAAAACTCTCGTGAGAACGATTTGACAGTTAATATCACGAAAGCTAAGCAAATGACCAACGTTCGTTCTGCGACCAAGGACCAGACAGCTGTTATCAAGACACCACGTATCTTGACCTTGGAAGAATCCCTAGAGTTCTTGAATGATGATGAGTACATGGAAGTAACCCCAGAATCTATTCGTCTTCGCAAACAAATCTTGAATAAGGCAGAGCGTGAAAAAGCTAATAAAAAGAAAAAATCAGCTGAATAA